The following proteins are encoded in a genomic region of Streptococcus sp. 29892:
- the murB gene encoding UDP-N-acetylmuramate dehydrogenase: protein MKDKIRLELDGIDIRFDEPLKEYTYTKVGGAVDYLAFPRNRYEIVRIVEFAKRENIPWQVLGNSSNIIVRDGGIRGFVIRMDKLNSVTVSGYTIEAEAGANLIETTKVALFHSLTGFEFACGIPGSVGGAVYMNAGAYGGEIAHILVSAQILTPAGYVETLDNRELRFGYRSSILQENGAIVLSAKFALKPGNHPVIQNEMARLTHLRELKQPLEYPSCGSVFKRPPGHFAGQLIMEAGLKGYRIGGVEVSEKHAGFMVNVADGTAMDYEHLIAHVIEVVEKSSGVTLEREVRIIGDPADKL, encoded by the coding sequence ATGAAAGATAAAATTAGGCTTGAGTTGGATGGGATTGACATTCGCTTCGATGAGCCCTTAAAAGAATATACCTATACAAAAGTAGGAGGTGCTGTTGATTACCTAGCATTTCCTCGTAACCGCTATGAAATTGTTCGAATTGTTGAGTTTGCTAAGCGAGAAAATATTCCCTGGCAGGTACTGGGCAATTCCAGTAATATTATCGTTCGCGACGGTGGCATTCGTGGGTTTGTAATCCGTATGGATAAACTCAATTCTGTCACTGTTTCAGGCTACACGATTGAAGCAGAAGCAGGGGCTAATTTGATTGAAACAACTAAGGTTGCCCTCTTCCATTCCTTGACAGGATTTGAATTTGCCTGTGGTATTCCCGGTAGTGTAGGTGGAGCGGTTTATATGAACGCCGGTGCCTACGGTGGAGAAATCGCTCATATTCTGGTTTCTGCTCAGATTTTGACACCTGCAGGTTATGTAGAAACCTTGGATAACCGTGAGTTGCGTTTTGGCTATCGCTCGTCAATTTTACAAGAGAATGGTGCCATTGTTTTATCTGCTAAATTTGCCCTAAAACCTGGTAATCACCCTGTTATTCAAAACGAAATGGCTCGTTTGACCCATTTGCGTGAGTTGAAACAGCCTTTGGAATATCCATCATGTGGCTCAGTCTTTAAACGCCCTCCTGGTCATTTTGCAGGTCAGTTAATCATGGAGGCTGGCTTGAAAGGCTACCGTATTGGCGGTGTTGAAGTATCTGAAAAACATGCTGGTTTTATGGTCAATGTTGCTGATGGTACAGCGATGGACTACGAACATTTGATTGCCCATGTGATTGAAGTTGTTGAAAAATCTTCAGGCGTTACGCTGGAGAGAGAAGTGCGTATTATCGGCGACCCAGCTGATAAACTCTAG
- the thrB gene encoding homoserine kinase has product MKIIIPATSANIGPGFDSVGVALSKYLTIEVLEQTDEWVIEHNLDHVPSDKNNLLIKTALKVAKNLQPHRIKMFSDIPLARGLGSSSSVIVAGIELANQLAGLNMTADEKLLKATEIEGHPDNVAPAIYGNLVIASYVNKKVQAVVTNFPEASFVAFIPNYPLRTVESRGVLPSQMGYKKAVAASAISNVAVASLMAGDLEKAGKAIQSDMFHEPFRQLLVKEFCPIKQTAQELGAYATYLSGAGPTVMVLTSKDKEAALVTALEQLDLDGTVHPLQVDTKGIQVI; this is encoded by the coding sequence ATGAAAATTATTATCCCTGCAACATCTGCTAATATCGGACCAGGATTTGATTCAGTTGGTGTTGCCCTTTCAAAATACTTGACCATTGAAGTTTTAGAGCAGACGGATGAGTGGGTCATCGAACACAATCTTGACCATGTGCCGTCAGATAAGAACAATCTTCTTATCAAAACTGCTTTGAAGGTAGCTAAAAACCTCCAGCCTCATCGGATTAAAATGTTTAGTGATATTCCTTTAGCGCGTGGGTTAGGCTCCTCAAGTTCAGTTATTGTAGCAGGTATTGAGTTGGCCAACCAACTGGCTGGTTTGAATATGACTGCAGATGAAAAATTGCTCAAAGCAACTGAAATTGAAGGTCATCCTGATAATGTAGCACCTGCTATTTACGGTAATTTGGTTATTGCTAGCTATGTCAACAAAAAGGTACAGGCAGTCGTAACTAATTTCCCTGAGGCAAGTTTTGTAGCCTTCATTCCAAACTACCCATTGCGCACAGTTGAAAGTCGTGGAGTTCTACCTTCACAAATGGGCTACAAAAAAGCGGTAGCTGCCAGCGCCATTTCCAATGTGGCTGTTGCTAGTTTGATGGCTGGTGATTTGGAGAAGGCTGGGAAAGCCATTCAGTCAGATATGTTCCACGAACCCTTCCGCCAATTGTTAGTTAAGGAATTTTGTCCAATCAAGCAAACAGCGCAAGAACTGGGAGCCTACGCAACCTATCTATCAGGTGCAGGTCCAACTGTCATGGTTTTGACTTCAAAGGATAAGGAAGCTGCCCTTGTAACAGCCCTTGAGCAATTAGACTTGGATGGAACGGTGCATCCTCTTCAGGTGGATACAAAGGGTATTCAAGTGATATAA
- a CDS encoding homoserine dehydrogenase, translating into MVVKIGLLGFGTVASGVPFLLAENAEKIEKAAQDSIEVAKVLVKDDAEKERLLAAGHDYNFVTNIDEILADEDIAIVVELMGRIEPAKTFITRALEAGKHIVTANKDLLAVHGSELRALAEEKGLALYYEAAVAGGIPILRTLVNSLAADKVTRILGVLNGTSNFMLTKMVDEGWTYEKALQTAQELGYAESDPTNDVEGIDAAYKAVILSQFAFGMTVDFDHVAHKGISNITPEDVAVAQELGYVIKLVGDIQETTTGISAEVSPTFLPKNHPLASVNGVMNAVFVESIGIGQSMYYGPGAGQKPTATSVTADIIRIVRRLKDKTIGKAFNEYSRPLQLAAPSDVKSEYYFSIVAPDKNGKMLRLAEIFNSEEISFKQILQQAANGETARLVIVTHEMSKTQLENVTAKLAQESDFTVLNTFKVLGE; encoded by the coding sequence ATGGTAGTTAAGATTGGATTATTAGGATTTGGTACAGTTGCAAGTGGCGTACCATTTTTGTTAGCAGAGAATGCAGAAAAGATTGAAAAGGCTGCCCAGGACAGCATTGAAGTAGCAAAGGTTCTAGTAAAAGATGATGCAGAAAAAGAACGCTTGTTGGCTGCAGGTCATGACTACAATTTTGTTACAAATATTGATGAGATTTTAGCGGATGAGGACATTGCCATTGTCGTTGAATTGATGGGGCGTATCGAGCCAGCTAAAACCTTTATTACCCGTGCCTTGGAAGCTGGCAAACATATCGTTACAGCCAATAAGGATTTGTTGGCGGTTCATGGGAGCGAATTGCGTGCCTTGGCTGAAGAAAAGGGCTTGGCACTTTATTATGAGGCTGCTGTAGCGGGCGGTATTCCAATCTTGCGTACCTTGGTCAACTCTTTGGCAGCTGACAAGGTCACACGTATCCTTGGTGTTTTGAATGGTACATCAAACTTCATGTTGACCAAGATGGTGGATGAAGGCTGGACCTATGAAAAAGCCCTTCAAACAGCTCAGGAACTTGGTTATGCAGAATCAGATCCAACCAATGACGTTGAGGGTATTGATGCAGCCTACAAGGCAGTTATCCTCAGTCAATTTGCCTTTGGTATGACAGTTGATTTTGACCATGTAGCTCACAAAGGGATTTCCAACATTACGCCAGAAGATGTGGCAGTGGCGCAAGAATTGGGCTATGTCATCAAACTAGTGGGAGATATTCAAGAAACCACCACAGGTATTTCTGCCGAGGTATCCCCAACATTCCTACCGAAAAATCATCCACTGGCTAGCGTAAATGGTGTGATGAACGCTGTTTTTGTGGAATCAATCGGTATCGGCCAATCTATGTACTATGGACCAGGTGCAGGTCAAAAGCCGACCGCAACAAGTGTTACAGCAGATATTATTCGTATCGTTCGTCGTTTGAAAGATAAGACCATCGGCAAAGCCTTTAACGAATACAGCCGTCCGCTTCAATTAGCTGCTCCAAGCGATGTTAAGAGCGAATACTACTTTTCAATTGTTGCACCAGATAAGAATGGAAAAATGCTTCGTTTGGCAGAGATTTTCAATTCTGAGGAGATTTCCTTTAAGCAAATTCTGCAACAAGCTGCCAATGGTGAAACTGCTCGCTTGGTCATTGTAACTCATGAAATGAGCAAGACACAATTAGAAAATGTGACTGCTAAATTGGCTCAAGAATCAGACTTTACAGTCTTAAATACATTTAAGGTATTGGGAGAATAA